The following are encoded in a window of Citrobacter freundii genomic DNA:
- a CDS encoding DUF2541 family protein, with product MKSLFTLPTSLLIGLLLSSAAQANDHKVLGMIAMPRNATNDLTLRIPVCRVVKRIQLTADRGDITLNGASVYFKAARMSSQSLNVPSSIKEGKTTNWININSDNDNKRCVSKITFSGQSVNSSDMATLKVIGDD from the coding sequence ATGAAATCCCTGTTTACCCTTCCCACCAGCCTGTTGATAGGCCTGCTGCTGAGCAGCGCTGCACAGGCTAACGATCATAAAGTTCTGGGAATGATTGCCATGCCCAGAAATGCAACCAACGATCTCACGCTAAGAATCCCTGTTTGTCGTGTCGTGAAGCGTATTCAACTGACGGCAGACCGTGGTGATATCACACTAAATGGCGCTTCCGTTTATTTTAAAGCCGCGCGCATGTCCAGCCAGAGCCTGAATGTTCCTTCCTCCATCAAAGAGGGGAAAACCACCAACTGGATTAACATCAATAGCGACAACGACAACAAACGCTGTGTGTCTAAAATCACCTTCTCTGGCCAGTCAGTAAACTCCT